In Rhodamnia argentea isolate NSW1041297 chromosome 4, ASM2092103v1, whole genome shotgun sequence, the following proteins share a genomic window:
- the LOC125314884 gene encoding uncharacterized protein LOC125314884: MEEHNFVVGQEFTDVKAFRKAIKEAANAQHFGIPIIKSYLIRYFANCASEGCPWRIRAVKLSNAPTFTIRSLEGTHACGRNAHDGHHQASIDWIVSFIYERLRSDINYKPKDILHDIYKQYGIKISYKQAWRAKERGLAAIYGSSEEGYYLLPAYCEQIKSTNPGSVAEVFTTGIQLKGKYLGTLFSATTFDANGGSFPLAFGIVDAENDESWMWFLSEFGKIGKEFKNIRLVHLLWKAAYATTTIVFKEKMAAFEEISSDAANWWILEAQELRIIQVIEQIHAKLMEFEEGQLRSSSWFSVLAP, from the exons ATGGAAGAACATAATTTTGTTGTTGGTCAAGAATTCACTGATGTCAAGGCATTTAGGAAAGCCATTAAGGAAGCTGCAAATGCACAACACTTCGGGATTCCCATCATCAAAAGCTATCTGATTCGTTACTTTGCAAATTGTGCATCAGAAGGTTGTCCATGGCGAATACGTGCTGTGAAGCTTTCCAATGCCCCAACCTTCACTATAAGAAGCCTTGAAGGAACCCACGCTTGTGGAAGAAATGCTCACGATGGTCATCATCAAGCGTCGATAGATTGGATAGTGAGCTTTATATATGAAAGGTTGCGGAGTGATATTAATTACAAGCCAAAAGACATATTGCATGACATTTATAAACAGTATGGCATAAAGATATCTTATAAACAAGCTTGGCGTGCGAAGGAAAGAGGGCTTGCAGCGATTTATGGCTCTTCTGAAGAAGGATATTACTTGCTTCCTGCATATTGTGAACAAATAAAGAGTACTAACCCTGGAAGTGTCGCCGAAGTATTTACAACTG GAATCCAGCTCAAGGGCAAGTATCTTGGGACCTTGTTTTCAGCTACTACTTTTGATGCCAATGGGGGTTCGTTTCCACTGGCCTTTGGTATTGTTGACGCAGAAAATGATGAAAGTTGGATGTGGTTTCTTTCAGAGTT TGGAAAGATTGGGAAAGAGTTTAAGAATATAAGGCTTGTCCATCTTCTTTGGAAAGCTGCATATGCCACAACTACAATAGTTTTCAAGGAAAAGATGGCTGCATTCGAAGAAATCTCTTCTGATGCTGCCAATTG GTGGATTCTAGAAGCTCAGGAGTTGCGTATTATTCAGGTAATCGAACAGATTCATGCTAAACTGATGGAGTTTGAGGAAGGGCAATTGAGGAGTAGTTCTTGGTTTTCTGTACTTGCCCCTTGA